TAATGTACTGAAGCCAGTGACCATGTTGAAAGTGTGGCGCACAAGCTTACGGAAGGTGTAATTGGACACGCCGATCGTGCGCGGGTCGTGCCTGACGGGAACGGCAGCGAAGCGGGTGGTTCCCCAGGTCAGCAATACATCGATCGACACAAACGGGCTGTTGTAGTCGGCGAAGGCGTGACGCAGTTTGGTGCGAAAAACGCGAAAGGCGCTGATCTGCCGGGCTACTTCCGCCCCCATCGCTGTCTGTAGCACATATTTCGTCACCTGCGAGGCTATATCGCGCCACAGGCCATGCTGCTCCTGCCGGGGTGTACCATACACCACATCGTAGCCTTCATCCAGTTTGGCCAGCAGTTTGCCAATCTCCTCAGGAGGATGCTGAAGGTCGTCGTCCATGGTCACCAGCGTGGCGTATGCCGCCAGCCGTATGCCGCACAGCAGGGCGTTATGCTGGCCGTAGTTGCGCATCAGATCCACGCCACGTACCCAGGGATAGCGCGCTGCCAAGCGCTCAATTGCGGCCCAGCTTCTGTCGCGGCTACCGTCGTTGACCAGGATCACCTCATAGCGAGGGGTCAGCGTAGGCAGTACATCAGCCAGCCGGGCCAGCAACGGCTCCAGGCTGTTCTCGCTGTTATAGACCGGGATCACAACCGATATCCCGGGCGGGAGAGAGACCGGAAGGGTCACTCACCTTTCTCCTTCACATCTGCCACACCACCATGGGTAGGATTATAGCCACGTACAACGTACATATATGAGCGTCGAT
This genomic interval from Anaerolineae bacterium contains the following:
- a CDS encoding glycosyltransferase family 2 protein, with protein sequence MTLPVSLPPGISVVIPVYNSENSLEPLLARLADVLPTLTPRYEVILVNDGSRDRSWAAIERLAARYPWVRGVDLMRNYGQHNALLCGIRLAAYATLVTMDDDLQHPPEEIGKLLAKLDEGYDVVYGTPRQEQHGLWRDIASQVTKYVLQTAMGAEVARQISAFRVFRTKLRHAFADYNSPFVSIDVLLTWGTTRFAAVPVRHDPRTIGVSNYTFRKLVRHTFNMVTGFSTLPLQFASLLGFSLTFFGVLVLVYVVGRALLEGVVVPGFAFTVTIIAIFSGAQLLTLGIIGEYLARMYSRTMNRPSSVVSQVIGFGAEEKTHDGE